The Equus przewalskii isolate Varuska chromosome 22, EquPr2, whole genome shotgun sequence DNA segment ATTCTCAGGGTGTCTGGGCCAAGATCTAGTCCTACTATCTCCCTTGATTTGCCTCCTGCTTCTTCTAGGAGCCCCAAACCTATAGAGGATCCAGGAGGGCTTCAGCTGATTCCACCTGTAACTGTCTTGCTGGTGTGGATGGACGGACAGATAGAACCCAGGCAGGACAGTAGATCCCCATGGAGTGGGGGTCTCAGCTGGAACTTCTGTTTGGAGCCCATTTCTATGAGACTCTGTTCTAAACTTGCCGTCTGAAAGGTGCCTGGACCTCTGATTCATCCCAGAGCTGGAGGTCCACCTGAGGAATGTGTGTAGATGTGTATGTCTATGTCCATGTGTGCCCCTGAGTATGTGAGGCAGGGAACATGTGTTCTCTGAATGTATGTATGTAGGTGCCTGAGGAGTATGTGTGGGTCCTTGCCTCTTGGCCTTGCCCCCGGCAGGGGTTCTGAAGGTGTGAATAAAGAGAATGAGGAGGTTCTTCTGTTGACTGCCATGTCTTCCAGATTCGGGGCTCACAGGAGAGTGCATAGAACTTGGAGACCACATTCAGAGATGACTATCCAATGCTGCTTTATTATTTTGGCTATTGGGGGCCCTGGCCCATTTTCCCTGTCAGCCCCAAATTCAGGTTGGGCAGAATCCCTTGGAGCCTCCTCCTTTGGCGCTCAAACCACTGGGCCAGGCTGCGGTTCTGAGGGTGGATGCAGACACTGCGTTGAGACAGGTGAAGCCTGGGAAAGGAAGGGTCCAAAGTCATGGTCATAGCTTGGAGACGAGGTTAGGGTCCAGGGGTTAGGGGAAAAGGCCAAATGAAAACCTGTGCCGACATCAGAATTAGCAGTTGGGGCTGGGGTTGGGATCAGCATCAGGGGTTGGGACTGGATTCAGAGTCAGGGGACAGTATTAGGGGCAGGGTCAAAGCTTACACGATAGCCTGGAGGTGACAGTCCCCATCAGCCTCCTGTACTTCCACCCGGATGACCTTCCTCAGTAGCTTGCTCGAGAGTGGCTGTCGGTAAAGCTGAGTACAGCAGCTAGTGCTGGGTGGCAGCAGAATTGCTAGGAGGCAACGGGGCCATGTGTTCAGAGGGCTCCTGTCCATCAGACAGCTGGAGGCTGGACTCTAGGCCCTTTTCCCTCCATCCCACTCACCCAGACCCCTGGCCTTGTAAACCCCCAAACACTCACCTGCTGTAGGGTCTGTGCTCAGGAGCAACAGTAACAGCAGGAGGCTGCTGGTAGGTGAGGGCCCCTTCATGCTGCTCAGCCTGgatccttctctctgctctttccctaCCTTTTATCTAGATGCCTTTCACCTGGGGCACCAGGTGAGTCAGAGGCAGGTGGAAATGTATTACTCATCCTGTGACACTCCTGGGCCCTAATTGCCACAGACCACTTCTTCTTCTAGGAATGCTGTTCCCCCTGGGTTCTTAAGCCCTGGGCAGAGAAGCTGGGGAGAGGGATAGTGCAGAATATGGGGACTGAGAGTACAGTGAGTAAGGGCAGCCAAGGATCCCCAGTGGCATCCAGTGATGGCCATTGACACTCACATACCCGTAGCTACTCAATCACGGTAGCACCTCAATCCCTTGGTCAGCCTTGCATGGTCAGACAACTAGAGGCGGAATCACACAGCCCTGCCTTATACTCAGCGTCCCACA contains these protein-coding regions:
- the CCL27 gene encoding C-C motif chemokine 27; amino-acid sequence: MKGPSPTSSLLLLLLLLSTDPTAAILLPPSTSCCTQLYRQPLSSKLLRKVIRVEVQEADGDCHLQAIVLHLSQRSVCIHPQNRSLAQWFERQRRRLQGILPNLNLGLTGKMGQGPQ